In Vibrio cyclitrophicus, one genomic interval encodes:
- a CDS encoding DUF2861 family protein has protein sequence MRIALLPLLLFSCVANTAQATDWFKSSDALTQVHKHLLDNDLPQMFDSLVEVWQINSSQSREDHLNELFDQALNKDCGKTLTRKTLPDWISSVVVKRHIIQSPGRDTFRVSINVESENNIQDITFEKWVDKIVSSDSELTKDSEVVNNSSVSLYRKRYNLASQLESGLYRLSVKGDDGNSWSTWIILGEVAMRQQVRWASKDTWRIDKKELLNPYCPLPKLEIGLYDYVDEHYEQVWGKSYESDYPMNLTGEELPNDRYVLAVSMVHSRWQGDIAIEQAQTISKTYDISSEEELK, from the coding sequence ATGAGAATAGCCTTACTTCCACTATTACTGTTTTCTTGCGTAGCGAATACCGCGCAAGCAACGGATTGGTTTAAGAGCAGCGATGCTCTGACTCAAGTACATAAACATCTGCTAGATAATGATTTACCTCAGATGTTTGATTCATTAGTGGAAGTTTGGCAAATCAACTCTTCTCAATCACGAGAAGATCACCTCAATGAACTGTTCGATCAAGCATTGAACAAAGATTGCGGTAAAACCCTCACCAGAAAAACACTACCGGATTGGATCAGTTCCGTAGTCGTCAAAAGACACATCATTCAAAGTCCTGGCCGAGATACTTTTCGTGTATCGATTAATGTCGAATCCGAAAACAACATTCAAGATATTACCTTCGAGAAATGGGTCGACAAGATCGTTTCATCGGATAGTGAGCTAACCAAAGACAGTGAAGTGGTAAACAACTCATCTGTGAGTCTATACCGCAAGCGTTACAATTTAGCCTCTCAGCTTGAATCCGGTTTATATCGTTTGAGTGTAAAAGGCGATGACGGAAATTCATGGAGTACTTGGATTATCCTTGGTGAAGTTGCAATGCGTCAACAAGTTCGCTGGGCTTCAAAAGATACGTGGCGAATCGATAAAAAAGAACTGCTGAACCCTTATTGTCCTCTTCCTAAGCTCGAAATTGGTTTGTACGATTACGTCGATGAACATTATGAACAGGTTTGGGGTAAGAGCTACGAATCTGACTATCCAATGAATCTCACTGGCGAAGAACTTCCTAATGATCGCTATGTTTTGGCGGTTTCAATGGTACATTCACGCTGGCAAGGCGATATAGCGATAGAACAAGCACAAACTATCAGTAAGACTTATGACATTTCTAGTGAAGAAGAGTTAAAGTAA
- a CDS encoding YoaH family protein, producing MLNDLPTLSHEEQQKAVERIQEMMTQGISTAQAIKIVAEQIREEMSNKEE from the coding sequence ATGCTAAACGACTTACCAACCCTTTCTCACGAAGAACAACAGAAAGCTGTTGAACGAATTCAAGAAATGATGACTCAGGGCATCAGCACAGCACAAGCTATCAAAATCGTGGCTGAGCAAATTCGTGAAGAAATGAGTAATAAAGAAGAGTAG
- a CDS encoding response regulator transcription factor yields MKQTLLLVEDDKNLADGLLVSLEQAGYECLHAELISEVEGYWEQADLVILDRQLPDGDSVDSLPGWKKKKDIPVILLTALVTVKDKVAGLDSGANDYLTKPFAEAELFARIRAQLRLPDSEEQDASKVIAQNLVIDKATREVFFNEQEVTLTRTEFDLLLFLASNLGRVFTRDELLDHVWGYNHFPTTRTVDTHVLQLRQKLPGLEIETLRGVGYKMKA; encoded by the coding sequence GTGAAACAGACATTGCTTCTCGTTGAAGATGATAAAAATTTAGCTGACGGTTTATTAGTTAGCCTTGAGCAAGCTGGATATGAATGTTTGCATGCAGAACTGATCTCTGAAGTTGAAGGCTACTGGGAACAAGCGGATCTAGTGATTCTAGACCGTCAACTTCCTGATGGCGACTCAGTAGATTCACTTCCAGGTTGGAAGAAAAAGAAAGATATCCCAGTTATTTTGCTAACGGCTCTCGTGACAGTAAAAGACAAAGTAGCAGGCCTAGATTCAGGTGCGAACGACTACTTAACTAAGCCATTCGCAGAGGCTGAGCTGTTTGCTCGAATTCGTGCTCAACTTCGACTGCCTGATTCTGAAGAGCAAGATGCATCAAAAGTTATCGCTCAGAATCTTGTCATCGATAAAGCGACACGTGAAGTGTTTTTCAATGAACAGGAAGTAACCTTAACGCGCACTGAATTTGACCTTCTATTGTTCTTGGCAAGTAACCTTGGACGTGTGTTTACACGTGATGAACTGCTTGACCATGTATGGGGTTACAACCATTTCCCAACAACACGTACGGTAGACACGCACGTTCTGCAACTAAGACAGAAACTGCCGGGTCTAGAAATTGAAACGCTGCGTGGCGTTGGTTACAAGATGAAAGCGTAA
- a CDS encoding UvrD-helicase domain-containing protein, translated as MTLWTLTANPIARLFNKEIEITVDDNGIRVVERGNEARFDWDHLDCPPYITLSIDGGCLALVSRGRVYRFRMLGYLTPFRYSKGLFPLWANQSAERLQDFLNDAYKKCTSNFLRDSSIEQIQSVASLEIKRWKGWKKAQGLSELAKKTASQLTNIQNWDASDIDKIRNRYVAKQLSQFESFFDGVESNPLTNRQRIACVTDNDNNLLLAGAGTGKTSVMVGRTGYLVNSGQARSNDILMLAYGRIAAQEMDERIKDKLGFDDVKASTFHSLGVKIISAVEGKAPSLSKLEDSAKVKAKWMHDEIEKLMLDSHYKQKLLDYFSSYYYVDRNPWDFESQGAHLKYLNDNDIRSMRGEQVKSYGELVIANWLLRKGINYEYEAKYRFDVATSEYRQYEPDFYLPDYDIYIEYYGTDENGNTAPYVDKESYHASIQWKRETHKKYETGYVEVFYHQHKNGKLLNALEKELIKRGVETQPVSDNALLANLEQLGQVTELARLLGALVDMYKAACLDESGINKIIKESVDSKQTAKALELLMPLYHNYEKYLRGHQVIDFNDMIGKALQYVQTGQFLSPWKYLLVDEFQDISEPRARLVKALRDSYLGSSLFCVGDDWQAIYRFSGADVRLTTEFSRYFGSTSETTLDMTFRFNNSIGDVATRFVTQNPVQLSKKIKSLVHVDTPAVSIVRQGSDEVGLSALEKALSSISNQVLASKKASKNKVYLLARYWYQLPDLHQLRALKHKFPTLEIENQSFHASKGKEAEYVVVMGLSSGKHGFPSQKQTPPLVDALLPQGDSFEYAEERRLFYVALTRAKHRAYLLVDMMDASEFVTELLKARYPVETNEFDVAIIQQQAEKISCHCCGEGTLRLKVGQYGKFMSCSLYPRCKNKETPCIKCGSPMSRDIKSGLQVCIDESCSDERPLCQNCGSEMKLWKGKYSDFWGCSTYRKGMDGSCSFKLKG; from the coding sequence ATGACTTTGTGGACTCTTACCGCTAACCCGATTGCTCGTCTCTTTAACAAAGAGATCGAGATAACAGTAGATGATAATGGAATTCGTGTTGTTGAAAGAGGGAATGAAGCTCGCTTTGATTGGGATCACCTTGATTGTCCACCATATATCACTCTTTCAATAGACGGCGGGTGTTTGGCTTTGGTCTCACGCGGTCGAGTATATCGCTTTCGTATGCTGGGTTATTTAACTCCTTTTCGGTATTCAAAAGGACTGTTTCCATTGTGGGCAAATCAAAGTGCGGAGCGCTTGCAAGACTTCCTAAATGATGCCTACAAAAAATGCACATCTAATTTTCTTAGAGATTCTTCAATTGAACAAATTCAGTCGGTTGCGAGTCTTGAAATAAAGCGTTGGAAAGGCTGGAAAAAGGCACAAGGTCTTTCAGAATTAGCAAAGAAAACGGCATCACAACTTACTAACATCCAAAACTGGGATGCTTCGGATATAGATAAGATACGCAATCGTTATGTAGCAAAACAACTTTCTCAATTTGAATCGTTCTTTGATGGTGTGGAATCGAATCCTCTGACAAATAGGCAGAGAATTGCTTGTGTGACTGATAACGACAATAACCTTCTACTCGCTGGCGCAGGTACGGGCAAAACAAGTGTTATGGTCGGAAGAACAGGGTATTTAGTTAATAGTGGACAAGCTAGGTCAAATGATATTTTGATGCTTGCTTATGGACGTATTGCTGCCCAAGAGATGGATGAACGAATCAAGGATAAATTAGGCTTCGATGATGTGAAAGCGAGTACATTTCACAGTTTAGGTGTGAAAATTATCTCAGCTGTTGAAGGCAAAGCGCCGAGCTTGTCCAAGCTCGAAGATAGCGCCAAAGTAAAAGCCAAATGGATGCATGATGAGATCGAGAAATTGATGCTCGATAGCCATTACAAACAAAAATTACTCGATTACTTCAGCTCATATTACTACGTTGATAGGAACCCTTGGGATTTTGAATCTCAAGGTGCGCACCTTAAGTATCTAAATGATAATGACATTCGCTCAATGAGGGGAGAGCAAGTTAAGAGTTATGGTGAGCTAGTGATTGCGAACTGGTTGTTGCGTAAAGGTATCAACTATGAATATGAAGCTAAGTATAGATTTGATGTTGCAACCAGTGAATATCGTCAGTATGAACCAGATTTCTACCTTCCTGATTACGATATTTACATCGAATACTATGGCACCGATGAAAACGGAAATACTGCGCCTTATGTTGACAAGGAGAGTTATCACGCAAGTATCCAGTGGAAACGGGAAACCCACAAGAAATATGAGACGGGTTATGTGGAGGTATTCTACCACCAACACAAAAACGGCAAACTACTTAATGCTCTAGAAAAAGAACTGATTAAACGCGGTGTAGAGACTCAACCTGTATCTGATAACGCTTTGTTAGCTAACTTGGAGCAACTAGGTCAAGTGACAGAGTTAGCGAGACTGCTTGGAGCGCTAGTTGATATGTACAAAGCAGCTTGTCTGGATGAAAGTGGAATAAACAAAATCATCAAAGAGTCGGTGGATTCAAAACAAACCGCTAAAGCACTCGAATTATTAATGCCGCTATATCACAACTATGAAAAGTACCTTCGAGGCCATCAAGTAATAGATTTTAACGATATGATTGGCAAAGCTTTACAGTATGTTCAAACAGGTCAATTCCTGTCTCCTTGGAAGTACTTGCTGGTAGATGAATTCCAAGACATTTCAGAGCCTAGAGCTAGGCTTGTTAAGGCACTACGTGATAGTTACCTTGGTTCATCATTGTTTTGTGTTGGTGACGATTGGCAAGCAATATACCGCTTCAGCGGAGCCGATGTACGACTTACTACGGAGTTTTCTCGCTACTTTGGTTCAACTTCTGAAACAACGTTGGATATGACATTTAGATTTAACAACTCTATTGGGGATGTAGCGACTCGATTCGTCACTCAAAACCCAGTTCAGTTGAGTAAAAAGATCAAATCACTAGTTCACGTGGATACTCCTGCGGTAAGTATTGTTCGCCAAGGTAGTGATGAGGTTGGATTATCTGCGCTAGAAAAGGCGCTTTCTTCAATATCGAACCAAGTACTTGCGTCTAAGAAGGCCAGTAAGAACAAGGTATACCTTCTTGCTCGTTACTGGTATCAACTCCCTGATTTACATCAATTAAGAGCTCTAAAACATAAATTTCCGACTTTGGAAATTGAAAACCAATCGTTTCATGCTTCAAAAGGTAAAGAAGCTGAGTATGTCGTTGTAATGGGGTTGAGTTCGGGAAAGCACGGGTTTCCTTCTCAAAAACAAACGCCACCGCTTGTGGATGCACTGTTACCGCAAGGGGATAGCTTTGAATATGCTGAAGAACGTCGTTTATTCTATGTTGCTCTAACCCGTGCAAAACACCGAGCTTATCTACTCGTTGATATGATGGACGCTAGTGAGTTTGTAACGGAGTTGCTTAAAGCGAGATATCCAGTGGAAACCAATGAGTTTGATGTAGCAATCATTCAGCAGCAAGCTGAAAAGATTTCATGTCATTGCTGTGGTGAAGGTACATTGAGGTTAAAAGTAGGGCAATACGGCAAGTTTATGTCGTGTTCTTTATACCCTAGGTGCAAAAACAAAGAGACACCGTGCATCAAGTGTGGAAGTCCTATGAGTCGAGATATCAAAAGTGGTCTTCAAGTGTGTATAGATGAAAGCTGTAGCGACGAGCGTCCCTTGTGTCAGAATTGTGGCAGTGAAATGAAGCTTTGGAAAGGAAAGTATAGTGACTTCTGGGGGTGTTCTACTTACCGCAAAGGGATGGATGGCTCTTGTTCATTTAAGCTGAAAGGGTAA
- the pntB gene encoding Re/Si-specific NAD(P)(+) transhydrogenase subunit beta, with translation MSEGLVQAAYIVAAVFFIMSLAGLSKQESARAGNYYGITGMAIALIATIFGPHSAGIVWIIIAMVIGGGIGIHYARKVEMTEMPELVAILHSFVGMAAVLVGYNSYIDPPAAVSINPADIHAEHVIHLVEVFLGVFIGAVTFTGSIVAFGKLRGVISSSALNIPHKHKWNLAAIVASTLLMITFVKADGSMFALMVMTLIAFAFGYHLVASIGGADMPVVVSMLNSYSGWAAAAAGFMLANDLLIVTGALVGSSGAILSYIMCKAMNRSFISVIAGGFGQEVVVSDGDEEQGEHRETSAEDVADMLKNSKSVIITPGYGMAVAQAQYPVHEITEKLRAQGINVRFGIHPVAGRLPGHMNVLLAEAKVPYDVVLEMDEINDDFNETDTVLVIGANDTVNPAALEDPNSPIAGMPVLEVWNAQNVIVFKRSMNTGYAGVQNPLFFKENTQMLFGDAKKSCLSILEHL, from the coding sequence ATGTCTGAAGGATTAGTACAAGCAGCTTATATTGTTGCTGCTGTATTCTTTATTATGAGCTTGGCTGGGTTATCGAAACAGGAATCTGCTCGTGCAGGTAACTATTACGGTATCACGGGTATGGCAATCGCGTTGATCGCGACGATCTTTGGCCCTCATTCTGCAGGTATTGTATGGATCATCATTGCTATGGTGATCGGTGGTGGTATTGGTATCCACTACGCAAGAAAAGTAGAAATGACTGAGATGCCTGAGCTGGTGGCGATTCTGCACAGCTTCGTAGGTATGGCGGCGGTACTTGTGGGTTACAACAGCTACATCGATCCACCTGCTGCTGTTTCTATCAACCCTGCAGATATTCATGCAGAGCACGTTATCCACCTCGTGGAAGTGTTCCTTGGCGTGTTTATCGGTGCGGTGACGTTCACGGGTTCGATTGTTGCATTTGGTAAGCTTCGCGGCGTTATCTCTTCGTCTGCATTGAACATCCCTCATAAGCACAAGTGGAACCTAGCGGCTATTGTTGCTTCTACACTGCTGATGATCACGTTCGTTAAAGCGGACGGCAGCATGTTCGCGCTAATGGTGATGACACTTATCGCTTTCGCATTCGGTTACCATCTGGTGGCATCGATTGGCGGTGCAGATATGCCAGTCGTTGTCTCTATGCTTAACTCTTACTCTGGTTGGGCAGCCGCCGCTGCAGGTTTCATGCTTGCAAACGATTTGCTTATCGTAACAGGTGCATTGGTTGGTTCGTCAGGTGCGATTCTGTCTTACATCATGTGTAAGGCGATGAACCGCTCTTTCATCAGCGTTATTGCTGGTGGATTCGGCCAAGAAGTGGTTGTGTCTGATGGCGATGAAGAGCAAGGTGAACACCGTGAAACATCGGCTGAAGATGTGGCTGATATGCTGAAAAACTCTAAGTCAGTAATTATCACTCCTGGATACGGCATGGCAGTGGCTCAAGCTCAATACCCGGTGCATGAGATTACTGAAAAACTAAGAGCACAAGGTATCAATGTTCGCTTTGGTATTCACCCTGTTGCTGGTAGGTTACCGGGTCACATGAACGTACTGCTTGCTGAAGCAAAAGTACCTTATGATGTCGTTCTTGAAATGGACGAAATCAACGATGACTTCAATGAGACAGATACTGTATTGGTAATTGGTGCGAATGACACCGTAAACCCTGCAGCATTAGAAGATCCAAACAGCCCAATCGCAGGAATGCCTGTATTGGAAGTTTGGAATGCTCAAAATGTTATCGTGTTCAAACGCTCGATGAACACAGGTTATGCTGGTGTGCAAAACCCACTGTTCTTCAAAGAAAACACGCAGATGCTGTTTGGCGATGCTAAAAAGAGCTGTCTAAGTATCTTAGAGCATCTATAA
- a CDS encoding DUF3404 domain-containing protein yields MNLRWFVIIKRTFTLFIATLSLSANAFANSLPERIDNFTKLFDHETAIESYDIRVLQADYPTRLIMPSSMLPQTAEYPLTDIQRLYQLSKTCGGKLPLSPLITEPLVFTRAMCKGTKLSDRWFSRSGLIHPGGGSYAARYVEKYPEKFDSLKRFMHIQERPNTEHDELLSRLQQMDSEAITALLAGASMFVELDEMWVKRGDRYYLYKESVWNENATLAGLSFSLSSEGNSCFVQRGNVCWEIEDHSELLQVAMFILVIANIMLVLGWAIYRWNSKKQEMKSRMLVLQILTHELRTPIASLSLTVEGFRREFEQLPESVYDEFRRLCEDTRRLRQLAEASKDYLQSDNQPLATEWVPSVEEWLQYKVEEDFAPGIELRINKDIAAKVNVYWLGTCIDNLIRNAVKYGVAPVILELNTSDKKLTFKVIDNGDLSRKDWGQLRKPFVSKSGLGLGLTIVESMVGKMGGHMTLIGPPTTFILEIPCETDIASR; encoded by the coding sequence ATGAATTTGCGTTGGTTTGTGATCATCAAAAGAACATTTACTCTTTTTATCGCTACGTTATCTTTGTCAGCAAATGCGTTTGCTAACTCTTTGCCTGAGCGTATCGATAATTTCACCAAACTCTTTGATCATGAAACGGCAATCGAATCTTACGATATTCGAGTGCTACAGGCTGATTATCCAACACGTTTGATCATGCCGTCTTCAATGCTGCCACAAACAGCAGAGTACCCGTTAACAGATATCCAGCGCTTATACCAGTTATCAAAAACCTGTGGTGGTAAACTGCCGTTAAGCCCGTTGATTACTGAGCCTTTAGTTTTTACTCGTGCAATGTGCAAAGGCACCAAGCTTTCCGACCGTTGGTTTAGCCGTAGTGGCTTGATTCACCCTGGCGGTGGTTCTTATGCAGCACGATACGTTGAGAAGTACCCTGAAAAGTTCGACTCTCTGAAGCGCTTTATGCATATTCAAGAGCGACCAAACACCGAACATGATGAACTGCTTTCTCGCTTACAACAAATGGATAGTGAAGCCATCACTGCGCTGCTAGCGGGTGCGAGCATGTTTGTTGAACTCGATGAAATGTGGGTAAAACGCGGCGACAGATATTACCTGTATAAAGAATCAGTCTGGAACGAAAACGCCACGCTTGCTGGGTTATCGTTTAGCTTGTCGTCAGAAGGCAATAGCTGTTTTGTCCAGCGTGGTAACGTGTGTTGGGAAATAGAAGATCATTCAGAGCTTCTTCAAGTTGCCATGTTTATCTTGGTGATCGCCAACATCATGCTTGTCTTAGGTTGGGCGATTTACCGTTGGAACAGCAAGAAACAAGAGATGAAGAGTCGTATGCTGGTTCTTCAAATCCTAACGCACGAATTAAGAACGCCGATTGCGAGTTTATCATTGACGGTGGAAGGGTTCAGACGTGAGTTCGAACAGTTGCCTGAGTCGGTATATGATGAGTTCCGTAGGTTGTGTGAAGATACGCGCCGCTTAAGGCAGTTGGCGGAAGCAAGTAAAGATTACTTGCAGTCAGACAATCAACCACTCGCAACAGAGTGGGTGCCAAGCGTCGAAGAGTGGCTCCAATACAAAGTTGAAGAAGATTTTGCGCCGGGTATCGAACTTCGTATAAACAAAGATATCGCTGCAAAAGTGAACGTATATTGGTTAGGTACGTGTATAGATAACCTAATCAGAAATGCTGTGAAATACGGCGTGGCTCCAGTAATTCTAGAACTGAATACTTCTGACAAGAAGCTGACATTCAAAGTTATAGATAATGGAGACTTGTCTCGCAAAGATTGGGGGCAACTAAGAAAGCCATTCGTAAGTAAGAGTGGACTCGGTTTAGGTCTGACGATAGTGGAATCTATGGTCGGAAAAATGGGCGGTCACATGACGCTTATCGGCCCCCCAACAACATTTATTTTGGAGATACCTTGTGAAACAGACATTGCTTCTCGTTGA
- a CDS encoding conjugal transfer protein TraF: MKKTTKLLAASIAFASLPLSAANYAIEARGDAMGGVGVVSANFLTAPFYNPALVAIYRRNDDVGMITPSFGINYNDPNNLVDGIDNLVDSIESGTVTGSDIDAVNGDSLNVDLGGVVAFALPNQYIAANIFAKAYTESFVTPDTSNDPSNSDLVNAELTAVKAVSIGIMEAGISLAKYQTFMGQHLSFGISPKLQRIYTYNYIASAQKYDLSDVRENDTAETTFNIDAGALWFYGPFRVGFSATNIIDREIETKSISQQITSSSNPGASRTITSSHSYNLGPVYTVGAGIVSDYFTLSVDYDLNEAKKFTSFEDNEQMIRVGTEVDLLRQLKLRGGYYKNLAYSDSEGTVTAGIGISPLNLFQLDLSANYTNENAMGASINFLASY; this comes from the coding sequence ATGAAAAAAACTACTAAACTACTCGCAGCGTCAATTGCATTCGCCAGTCTTCCTCTTTCAGCAGCAAACTACGCCATTGAAGCGCGTGGAGATGCGATGGGTGGTGTTGGTGTTGTTTCAGCAAACTTCTTAACAGCTCCATTCTATAACCCTGCACTAGTTGCCATTTATCGTCGTAATGATGATGTAGGTATGATTACGCCAAGTTTTGGTATTAATTATAATGACCCTAATAATTTAGTGGATGGTATTGATAATTTAGTTGACAGTATTGAGTCAGGTACGGTAACTGGATCTGATATAGATGCAGTTAACGGTGATAGCCTAAATGTTGATTTAGGTGGTGTTGTAGCATTTGCTCTACCAAATCAGTATATTGCAGCAAATATATTTGCAAAAGCATACACTGAATCTTTTGTAACCCCTGATACATCTAACGACCCTTCCAACAGCGATTTGGTTAATGCTGAGTTAACGGCTGTTAAAGCTGTTTCTATTGGCATTATGGAAGCCGGTATTTCGTTAGCAAAATATCAAACGTTCATGGGGCAACATTTGTCGTTTGGTATCTCTCCAAAACTCCAAAGAATCTATACGTATAACTACATTGCCTCTGCACAAAAATACGATTTAAGTGATGTGCGAGAAAACGATACCGCAGAAACTACATTTAATATTGATGCTGGTGCACTCTGGTTTTACGGGCCATTTAGAGTGGGTTTTTCTGCAACGAATATTATCGACCGAGAAATTGAGACTAAATCTATAAGCCAACAGATTACGAGCAGTAGTAACCCTGGTGCTTCGCGTACGATTACATCGAGTCATTCATATAACCTTGGTCCGGTTTACACTGTCGGCGCTGGTATTGTTTCAGACTACTTCACACTGAGTGTCGATTATGATTTGAATGAAGCTAAAAAGTTTACTTCGTTCGAAGACAACGAACAGATGATTCGTGTTGGTACAGAAGTCGATCTTCTACGTCAGCTTAAGTTAAGGGGAGGGTACTACAAGAACCTGGCTTACTCTGATTCAGAAGGAACAGTCACAGCCGGTATTGGTATTTCGCCACTCAACTTGTTCCAGTTAGATCTAAGTGCTAACTACACGAACGAAAATGCAATGGGCGCTTCAATCAATTTCCTTGCTAGTTACTAA
- a CDS encoding site-specific integrase, with protein sequence MYKVENCGDQFWCILDVQTTMPPLLAFRWLESNLKANALGTQKSYMDSVKLFYDFWLQKHGISLDYSFYRTNYQDVEAMIVELDAFWDFLMADKQITNITALPSSIIAIEETNRKKRTAAKHCGVVCNFIKFLNSTYITTSYVDEDRNTLRRLRAETESRLVEAREKFNKFNKSAAKASNNFDDLKSLTGEQYEDFFKVLLPDVMKPLKNDKTRVIEWELIKLNPLNPMVTYEVQMRNYLLTNLLVKYGLRIGESLLLRKNSFKKSLTVENSWIMSVRNLTDDALDDSAIEDERNNKPQIKTKFSNRHIHIAADDYKNLMTYYHFIRSSGAKHDFIFSASTSPFKPTSYSTVMTQFKAVTESFREHFPEHFDPVYAESITKSISPHWLRHTWAFGTMENLYDRFKHQFIEAGAVNVKGIMAEAREELRTLGGWSINSTMPSKYAKRFEMRKANETLMGVYNSHKTDLSLYEFDEELPW encoded by the coding sequence ATGTACAAGGTTGAAAATTGTGGCGACCAGTTCTGGTGCATTCTAGATGTGCAAACCACTATGCCACCATTGCTTGCATTTCGATGGCTAGAATCTAACTTAAAAGCAAATGCATTAGGAACCCAGAAATCTTACATGGATTCAGTCAAATTGTTCTATGACTTTTGGTTACAGAAGCATGGAATATCTCTAGATTACTCTTTCTATCGTACTAATTATCAAGACGTGGAAGCTATGATTGTCGAGCTTGATGCCTTTTGGGATTTCCTTATGGCTGATAAGCAGATCACTAATATCACTGCGCTCCCGTCTTCTATTATTGCAATCGAAGAAACTAACAGAAAAAAACGTACTGCTGCAAAACATTGTGGCGTGGTGTGTAACTTCATTAAGTTCTTGAATTCAACATATATAACAACATCTTATGTTGATGAAGACCGTAATACTCTGCGTAGATTGAGAGCGGAAACTGAGTCAAGACTGGTTGAAGCTCGTGAAAAATTCAATAAGTTCAATAAGTCTGCCGCTAAAGCCTCTAACAACTTCGATGATTTGAAGAGTTTGACGGGAGAGCAATACGAAGATTTCTTCAAGGTACTCCTACCAGACGTAATGAAGCCCCTAAAAAACGACAAAACGAGAGTTATTGAATGGGAGCTGATTAAACTGAACCCTCTCAACCCTATGGTCACCTATGAAGTTCAAATGCGAAATTACCTTTTAACAAACTTACTTGTTAAGTACGGATTACGCATTGGAGAGTCCCTACTCCTTCGAAAGAATTCGTTTAAAAAATCACTAACAGTCGAAAACAGTTGGATAATGAGCGTTAGGAATCTAACCGATGATGCATTAGATGATTCTGCTATTGAAGATGAGCGAAATAACAAACCTCAGATTAAGACAAAGTTTAGTAACCGACACATTCACATTGCTGCTGACGACTACAAGAACTTGATGACCTATTACCACTTCATTCGGTCGTCTGGAGCCAAGCACGACTTTATCTTTTCAGCGAGCACAAGTCCCTTCAAGCCAACGAGTTACTCGACTGTAATGACTCAGTTCAAGGCGGTCACTGAGTCGTTTAGGGAGCACTTCCCTGAACATTTCGACCCCGTTTATGCCGAATCAATAACAAAAAGCATCTCTCCTCATTGGCTCAGGCACACGTGGGCTTTCGGCACAATGGAAAACTTATATGACAGGTTCAAACATCAGTTTATTGAGGCCGGAGCAGTTAACGTCAAAGGAATAATGGCGGAGGCTAGAGAAGAACTACGGACGCTTGGTGGGTGGTCTATCAATTCAACTATGCCCTCAAAATATGCCAAACGTTTCGAGATGCGTAAGGCAAATGAAACGTTAATGGGCGTCTATAACAGTCATAAAACTGACTTATCTCTTTACGAGTTTGACGAAGAACTCCCATGGTAA